A stretch of Candidatus Marsarchaeota archaeon DNA encodes these proteins:
- a CDS encoding proline dehydrogenase family protein: MSLSLVISSAAEKLFAGRWIAGIGIPDALAASANIARHGIRPIINYLGEDYTEMQSVERSIGTYSKLMNALVSSSIHADISVKLTQLGLLINKDVAINNYARIAAMARRHRLFTWLDMEGAEHVADAIEAYLSNLGHGGTGICIQSNLKRSEKDISTILKKGGIVRLVKGAYSVSKNKGYISHDDVTGNYLKLMRMLFRGTDEFTIATHDDRLISEARRLNVNEKRHVTYAMLRGIRNKLIIELAEDGESTALYVPFGEEWVPYAYRRLKEAGHVKLLFRSLLERQGV, from the coding sequence ATGAGTCTATCCCTAGTAATCAGCTCTGCTGCTGAGAAGCTGTTTGCAGGAAGGTGGATTGCAGGAATAGGTATACCAGATGCACTGGCGGCGTCCGCGAACATCGCGAGGCATGGCATAAGGCCTATCATCAATTACCTTGGAGAAGATTACACAGAAATGCAATCCGTGGAGCGCTCAATAGGCACATATTCGAAGCTTATGAACGCGCTAGTTTCGTCTAGCATACATGCTGATATATCGGTAAAGCTCACACAGCTCGGGCTTCTTATAAATAAAGACGTAGCCATCAATAACTACGCTAGGATTGCAGCCATGGCGCGCAGGCATCGCCTGTTTACGTGGCTGGATATGGAGGGAGCAGAGCATGTCGCAGATGCGATAGAGGCATACCTGTCTAATCTGGGTCATGGGGGCACAGGCATATGCATACAGTCTAACCTGAAAAGAAGCGAGAAAGACATTTCAACCATTTTGAAGAAAGGAGGCATAGTGCGCCTTGTGAAGGGCGCATATTCGGTAAGCAAAAACAAAGGATATATATCGCACGATGACGTTACAGGCAACTATCTCAAGCTTATGAGAATGCTGTTCAGAGGCACGGATGAATTTACTATAGCCACGCACGATGACCGGTTGATAAGTGAGGCCAGGCGTTTGAATGTCAATGAAAAGAGGCACGTCACTTATGCCATGCTGAGAGGCATACGCAACAAGCTAATCATTGAGCTTGCAGAAGATGGCGAGTCAACGGCACTCTATGTGCCATTCGGCGAGGAATGGGTGCCATACGCATACAGAAGGCTTAAAGAAGCTGGGCATGTCAAGTTATTGTTTAGATCATTGCTTGAGCGGCAAGGTGTATGA
- a CDS encoding HAD family phosphatase — MYKLIIFDLGGVIIDYSELEYYAYLGSKYNISIGRVKRIMAPLAEKLEASSITQKALEREASTAFGIPYCDLEWSAAFERLTSTNLQVKKLVQRLRRKYRVVLLSNISRSRYIVASTKYFRPSMFDKVFASYALQMRKPEARAFRYVLRKMHVKASEALFIDNQSDNIAGARKVGIRSILFTNYKTLETALRRMNAI, encoded by the coding sequence TTGTATAAACTCATAATATTTGATCTTGGAGGGGTCATCATAGACTATTCAGAGTTAGAGTACTACGCGTATCTCGGTTCCAAATATAACATATCCATAGGAAGGGTAAAAAGGATAATGGCTCCTCTTGCTGAGAAACTCGAGGCCTCTAGCATAACGCAGAAAGCCTTGGAGCGCGAGGCATCCACTGCATTTGGCATACCCTACTGTGATTTGGAGTGGTCTGCTGCATTTGAACGTCTTACTAGCACCAATCTCCAAGTGAAGAAACTAGTTCAGAGACTCCGGAGAAAATATCGCGTCGTGTTGTTATCAAACATAAGCAGGAGCAGATACATAGTCGCTTCGACAAAGTACTTTAGACCCTCAATGTTTGATAAGGTCTTTGCGTCCTATGCCCTTCAAATGCGAAAGCCAGAGGCAAGGGCATTCAGGTACGTGCTAAGGAAAATGCACGTGAAAGCCTCGGAGGCGCTATTCATAGACAATCAGTCCGACAACATAGCAGGAGCCAGGAAAGTCGGCATCCGCAGCATACTCTTTACCAATTACAAAACACTCGAAACTGCGCTCAGGCGCATGAACGCGATTTGA
- a CDS encoding class I SAM-dependent methyltransferase has protein sequence MVIKGEQLLYQRYAEYYDNVYYWKEYKKDVSVIKGIIHKYKKSSGNELLEVGCGTGNYLKYISKDFSCTGIDISANMLRIARQKLKGVKLLRSDMTKMHLGKKFDVVLCLWGVISYAKSYDALESTINNFSEHLKTGGVLIADPWYTTSTDGLRTKSYYTEGMPYMTTYDSPRLKIARIRIPINVGNRQIMDIHTLVAKIGDKKVGYSIDRYDIGLFDIRRVIGIMRKAGIDAKFLKNSIGNGAYVGIKSKA, from the coding sequence ATGGTAATCAAAGGGGAACAGCTGCTATACCAGCGGTATGCAGAATATTACGACAATGTTTATTACTGGAAGGAATACAAAAAAGACGTATCAGTAATAAAAGGCATAATCCACAAATACAAAAAATCATCCGGAAATGAGCTACTGGAAGTTGGTTGCGGTACCGGCAACTATCTGAAATATATAAGCAAGGATTTCTCATGCACTGGCATCGACATAAGCGCTAACATGCTTCGGATAGCCAGACAAAAGCTCAAAGGCGTAAAGTTGCTAAGATCCGACATGACCAAGATGCACCTTGGCAAGAAGTTTGACGTAGTCCTCTGCCTCTGGGGCGTTATTTCATATGCAAAGAGCTATGACGCGCTTGAATCGACGATAAATAATTTCTCAGAGCATCTTAAGACAGGGGGCGTGCTTATAGCTGATCCGTGGTACACGACATCCACGGATGGGTTAAGAACAAAAAGTTATTATACCGAAGGCATGCCGTACATGACCACATATGACAGCCCTAGGTTAAAGATAGCCAGGATTCGTATTCCAATTAACGTTGGTAATCGCCAGATAATGGACATACACACGCTGGTGGCAAAAATTGGCGACAAGAAAGTGGGGTATTCAATAGATAGATACGATATAGGCCTGTTTGACATACGCAGAGTAATAGGCATCATGAGAAAGGCAGGCATAGACGCTAAGTTTCTGAAGAATTCTATAGGCAATGGCGCATATGTTGGTATAAAGTCTAAAGCCTAA
- a CDS encoding alanyl-tRNA editing protein has product MTEKIYQTDSYAKEADAAVTAVNGNEVELDKTIFYPTGGGQPCDTGTLAVNSKAIAVTEVKKDGDRIVHFVDDASSLSEGTAVHCAIDWGRRYIHMRLHTALHIIDGVVEKRYSGKITGGQIYEDRARMDFDVPGLDKTKSQSIIDDAQSIVEEDHPVTVRFMTRAEASKIQGLARTAPGEELLEKLDQIRIIDIEGFDFQLDGGTHVAHTKEVGKIKIIKYENKGAHNKRIEIALE; this is encoded by the coding sequence ATGACTGAAAAGATATACCAAACCGACTCATATGCTAAGGAAGCCGATGCAGCGGTTACGGCTGTTAACGGAAACGAGGTAGAGCTCGACAAGACAATCTTTTATCCGACCGGCGGCGGCCAGCCATGCGATACTGGCACGCTGGCGGTCAACAGCAAGGCTATTGCAGTTACAGAAGTAAAAAAGGACGGCGACCGCATTGTGCATTTTGTAGATGACGCATCCAGTCTTTCGGAAGGGACTGCAGTACACTGCGCAATCGATTGGGGCAGGCGCTACATACACATGCGGCTTCACACCGCCCTCCATATAATAGACGGGGTAGTTGAAAAGAGGTACTCAGGCAAAATAACCGGCGGCCAGATATACGAGGATAGGGCGCGGATGGACTTCGATGTTCCCGGTCTTGACAAGACGAAGTCGCAAAGCATCATCGATGATGCACAGAGCATTGTAGAAGAAGACCATCCAGTCACTGTAAGGTTTATGACAAGAGCTGAGGCCTCAAAGATTCAAGGTTTGGCAAGGACAGCGCCTGGAGAAGAATTACTCGAAAAGCTAGATCAGATCCGCATTATAGACATAGAGGGCTTCGATTTCCAGCTAGACGGCGGCACCCATGTGGCGCACACAAAAGAGGTCGGCAAGATTAAAATCATAAAATACGAAAACAAAGGGGCCCACAACAAAAGAATAGAGATAGCACTTGAGTAA
- a CDS encoding pyridoxal-phosphate dependent enzyme produces MEYHLECNACNARYSRRHPYQVCPACGSVLEVVYEGRPTLGRLSNEFWDYESVLPEGEYRHYDLGGTRLLKAHDPRLMLKLELENPTRSFKDRGSVVEIAKAHEYGFSEVACASTGNMAYSISYYAKLVGLTAKIYISNNANRDKINDIRKVGDADIERVNGDFTKAQHLAERYAHRNGAFLTGDYCYRKEGQRTLAYEIMAQAPRVTHVIVPVGNATLLSGILKAIREMKFAKLIRNAPTVVAVQAVRTDPFVKAFKSGKRIRYVKPSTKADAIAVGYPTFGDSASAELRNQHGTVLAVTDAEMRTEQKRLLDEYGLVAELAGVASIAAWRKLRLDPNSPAVAVVSGGNV; encoded by the coding sequence ATGGAATACCATCTTGAATGCAATGCCTGTAATGCGAGGTACAGCAGGCGGCATCCTTACCAGGTGTGCCCTGCCTGCGGATCTGTACTGGAAGTGGTGTATGAGGGCAGGCCTACACTAGGTAGGTTGAGCAACGAGTTCTGGGACTATGAATCAGTGCTTCCAGAAGGCGAATACAGGCATTACGATTTGGGTGGCACCCGCCTATTGAAGGCCCACGACCCTCGCCTGATGCTCAAGCTAGAGCTAGAGAACCCCACGCGGTCGTTCAAGGACAGGGGTTCGGTTGTAGAGATAGCGAAGGCCCATGAATACGGATTCAGCGAAGTGGCGTGTGCATCTACGGGTAACATGGCATACTCAATCTCGTACTATGCTAAGCTTGTCGGCCTTACTGCGAAGATATACATAAGCAACAACGCCAACAGAGACAAGATAAACGACATAAGGAAAGTAGGCGATGCAGACATAGAGCGGGTAAACGGTGACTTCACCAAAGCCCAGCATCTGGCCGAACGGTACGCGCACAGGAATGGGGCGTTCCTGACTGGAGATTACTGCTACAGGAAGGAAGGACAACGCACTCTAGCCTATGAAATAATGGCCCAGGCGCCCAGAGTCACGCATGTCATAGTGCCTGTTGGCAACGCGACTCTCCTGAGCGGCATCCTTAAGGCAATACGGGAGATGAAGTTCGCTAAGCTTATACGTAATGCGCCTACTGTAGTTGCTGTGCAGGCGGTGCGAACAGATCCATTTGTGAAGGCTTTCAAATCAGGCAAGCGCATCAGGTACGTGAAGCCTTCTACCAAGGCAGACGCCATAGCCGTTGGTTATCCAACATTCGGCGATTCTGCATCAGCTGAGCTTAGGAATCAGCATGGAACGGTACTTGCAGTGACTGACGCTGAGATGAGAACCGAACAGAAAAGGCTACTTGATGAATACGGGCTTGTAGCCGAGCTTGCCGGAGTTGCGAGCATAGCTGCATGGCGCAAGCTGCGCCTTGATCCAAATAGCCCTGCAGTGGCAGTGGTAAGCGGTGGAAACGTATAA
- a CDS encoding EamA family transporter, translated as MTLTWYYLVIISAALMSTATLVEKFALKNEHASVYSSDATLLIAVASLLLIPFANFHITAKELLVMYLLSLTSTTTYLLTARTYKHGDVSAASPILSTLPSVFTVLLAFIFLGESLRVSQYIFIIVLVALTYLLLFRNGRNGIKYFERMRYINYLIITSLLMAVGAILMKYVLDLGVSIFTLFVVLGLSIAFNMAVYMTFKYGGVREMTKNLMKHPAPLTTIAVLTLFYRLTYYAAASVAFISIVSPLRQGATVAITVMLGAIIFKEHDLVRKMALAVMMVVCIYFVINPLIL; from the coding sequence ATGACACTAACATGGTACTACCTAGTAATAATCTCTGCCGCGCTTATGAGCACAGCGACTCTAGTCGAGAAATTTGCGCTGAAGAATGAGCACGCCTCAGTGTACAGCAGCGACGCAACCCTCCTGATTGCCGTGGCATCGCTGTTGCTTATCCCGTTTGCTAACTTTCATATCACTGCGAAGGAGCTGCTGGTCATGTATCTGCTGAGTCTCACCTCAACTACGACTTATCTTCTGACAGCCAGGACGTACAAGCATGGGGACGTATCGGCTGCCAGCCCAATTCTTAGCACCCTTCCATCTGTTTTTACCGTGCTTCTGGCATTCATCTTCCTAGGCGAAAGCCTCAGGGTGAGCCAGTATATATTCATAATCGTACTTGTCGCCCTTACTTACCTTCTGCTTTTCAGGAATGGCAGGAACGGCATCAAGTACTTCGAACGCATGCGCTACATTAACTATCTTATCATAACCTCGCTGCTCATGGCAGTAGGCGCCATACTTATGAAGTACGTGCTTGACCTGGGAGTCAGCATATTCACGCTGTTCGTCGTGCTTGGGCTGTCGATAGCGTTCAATATGGCGGTATACATGACATTCAAGTACGGCGGCGTAAGGGAGATGACTAAAAATCTCATGAAGCATCCTGCACCGCTTACTACCATAGCGGTGCTAACGCTGTTTTATAGGCTCACTTATTATGCTGCTGCATCTGTTGCTTTCATAAGCATTGTCTCGCCACTGAGGCAGGGCGCAACCGTAGCCATAACCGTTATGTTAGGTGCCATAATATTCAAGGAGCACGATTTGGTGCGCAAGATGGCCTTGGCAGTCATGATGGTTGTATGTATATATTTCGTGATAAATCCATTGATCTTATGA
- a CDS encoding iron-sulfur cluster assembly scaffold protein encodes MPMDLYAEELISNYEHPHNKGKLDGADAELHEYNPVCGDDITIYISVKGKRIADVKFDGKGCAISIGAASMLTDLVKGKTLAEVEKMGFNTVVGLLGIDPGPARAKCATIALKALKGAVFAYEHKTIDAETKSL; translated from the coding sequence ATGCCTATGGACTTGTACGCAGAAGAGCTCATATCCAATTATGAGCATCCGCACAACAAAGGCAAGCTTGATGGAGCAGATGCAGAACTGCACGAATACAATCCAGTATGCGGAGACGACATAACTATATACATAAGTGTAAAGGGCAAGAGGATCGCTGATGTCAAGTTTGACGGCAAGGGATGTGCGATAAGCATCGGCGCCGCCAGCATGCTTACGGATTTAGTGAAGGGAAAGACACTGGCCGAAGTCGAGAAGATGGGATTCAATACTGTTGTAGGCCTACTCGGCATAGATCCGGGCCCCGCACGGGCGAAATGCGCAACGATAGCGCTCAAGGCGCTGAAGGGTGCAGTATTCGCGTATGAGCACAAGACCATCGATGCTGAAACCAAGAGCCTTTGA
- a CDS encoding isopentenyl phosphate kinase produces MIAGQKNQSEIHKREIRRILKEIDDARQIAGFNIVIGHGSGAPGHVPSQKYNVGDGFKSERARYGSMYTERACSRLDDVVVQAAIDLGMPVFPFQPHSFSTTINSAVSDLYTKPIEIALRNGTVPIIYGDVLMDYTQGFSDISTEKLLAALARRLHPEKIIFCTDVDGVFDANPKLEKSAKLIRKVNRHTINDVISKAGPSLKIDVTGGMKTKVALLYEAVKGTRTSGYIINGKKKGAIYKLLVGMKVRNTMVTW; encoded by the coding sequence TTGATAGCAGGCCAGAAAAATCAAAGTGAGATACACAAGCGCGAAATAAGAAGAATACTGAAAGAGATTGATGATGCGAGACAAATTGCCGGATTTAATATTGTAATAGGGCACGGATCCGGCGCCCCTGGTCATGTGCCTTCTCAGAAATACAATGTTGGTGACGGATTCAAGAGCGAACGTGCTAGATATGGCAGTATGTATACAGAGCGCGCATGTAGCAGGCTCGACGATGTTGTGGTGCAGGCTGCTATTGATTTAGGCATGCCTGTTTTTCCGTTCCAACCGCATTCATTTAGCACAACAATAAATAGCGCTGTATCTGACCTGTACACAAAACCGATAGAGATTGCTTTGAGAAACGGCACTGTCCCAATAATCTACGGCGATGTGCTTATGGATTACACGCAGGGATTTTCTGACATATCAACCGAAAAGCTGTTGGCGGCGCTTGCGCGTCGGCTCCATCCGGAAAAAATTATATTCTGCACCGATGTGGACGGCGTGTTTGACGCCAACCCTAAACTTGAAAAAAGTGCCAAGCTTATACGTAAAGTAAATAGGCATACAATAAACGACGTCATATCAAAAGCAGGGCCGTCACTAAAAATTGATGTTACCGGCGGGATGAAGACAAAAGTGGCGTTGCTGTATGAAGCGGTGAAAGGCACAAGAACAAGCGGTTATATAATAAATGGAAAGAAGAAGGGCGCAATTTATAAGTTGCTTGTTGGCATGAAAGTAAGGAATACAATGGTTACATGGTAA
- the fni gene encoding type 2 isopentenyl-diphosphate Delta-isomerase, with the protein MPDEPIETQKRKVEHIDIVLNKDTQYRNKTTMLEYIEVIPKGKRINIDDVDTSMELIGKRISAPLFISGMTGGPAATLEINKNIAIGASRAGIPMGLGSQRAMLEDPNLKFTYEVKKFADLILIGNIGAEKLRKYTDDRIQEMLDDVKADMLAIHTNPGQESVQPEGNVDFKGAYERICEVAKSVRQPTLLKEVGNGISKEVAKRFEGKIYGIDVQGAGGTTWIGVETYRSKGAYGKAFWDWGIPTALSVLEVKSVFSGHVWASGGIRSASDVLKSVALGADMCGIAKPALVSQNKGGADEVYRFISSIAEGLRDSMAQLGFSSIDELRKAKIRLNGPLAKLAEQRELTIKNLA; encoded by the coding sequence TTGCCTGACGAGCCAATTGAGACCCAAAAAAGGAAGGTAGAACACATAGACATAGTGCTCAACAAGGACACCCAATACCGTAACAAGACAACCATGCTGGAGTATATTGAGGTCATTCCGAAAGGAAAGCGCATCAATATTGATGATGTAGATACATCGATGGAGCTTATCGGCAAGAGAATATCAGCGCCACTATTCATCTCTGGCATGACAGGCGGCCCTGCAGCTACGCTGGAAATAAACAAGAACATAGCAATTGGAGCGTCCAGGGCAGGCATACCCATGGGGCTCGGCAGCCAGAGGGCGATGCTTGAAGACCCAAACTTAAAATTCACATATGAAGTTAAGAAATTCGCCGACTTGATACTTATCGGCAATATTGGTGCCGAGAAACTACGAAAATATACTGATGACAGGATACAGGAAATGCTCGATGATGTAAAGGCAGACATGCTCGCCATTCACACCAATCCAGGCCAAGAGAGTGTACAGCCTGAGGGCAACGTTGACTTCAAAGGTGCATATGAGAGAATCTGCGAAGTCGCTAAATCAGTCAGACAGCCTACGCTGCTCAAGGAGGTGGGCAATGGCATATCAAAGGAAGTCGCGAAGAGGTTTGAAGGGAAGATATACGGCATTGATGTGCAGGGTGCCGGTGGCACCACATGGATAGGCGTTGAGACCTACAGAAGCAAAGGCGCTTACGGGAAGGCTTTCTGGGATTGGGGAATACCAACAGCGCTGTCGGTGCTAGAGGTGAAGTCTGTCTTCTCCGGCCATGTGTGGGCCAGCGGAGGAATAAGGAGCGCTAGCGATGTGCTCAAGTCGGTGGCGCTAGGGGCTGACATGTGCGGCATAGCGAAACCGGCATTAGTCAGCCAGAACAAAGGAGGAGCAGATGAAGTTTACAGATTCATAAGCAGCATAGCGGAAGGGCTTAGAGACAGCATGGCGCAGCTGGGCTTCAGCTCCATAGACGAGCTTAGGAAGGCCAAGATAAGGCTGAATGGGCCGCTGGCAAAGCTTGCGGAGCAGAGAGAACTCACAATAAAGAACCTCGCTTGA